A region of the Bradysia coprophila strain Holo2 unplaced genomic scaffold, BU_Bcop_v1 contig_232, whole genome shotgun sequence genome:
aaaatttcgttagtGCCATTCTTACCAAAAACTGTAACGTTAGCATCGCTATACCTGGAGCAACAAAGAAGACCGCAGCGTTTCGTCGAGAAGCGAAAACTTCTCTTCCATCAGTTCGTGTTGTCACAACTCTATGTAACGGGGCTTTGATTATTCCGTTGGAAAGAATAGCGGCCGACCAGCCCCATAAAAACACCACGCCAACAGTCGGTGGAATAGGAAGCCATGATCCGTTGCTGAAAACCTCCAGTCCACCAACAGAGCCGTCCTGGAAGATCAGTGTGAACGTGCCATAGTCTCGATGCTCTCCGCAGCGACGACTCTTGCTATGCACCGGATAATAATCGACTAAACGATAATTGTAATTCATCTGCTGATGAATATTCATGTCACTTCCATTGTTGATTGCCGTCTCAGCCAGTCGGATAAGACGTGGTATGATTTTGTCTTGTACGTTACTGTAAAATGTCAATATGTCACGGAAATCGTCTCCCAGATCGTGTACAAGTTCTGTATCATTTTCAACAATGGCTCGTAGCCGAGCTGGACTTAAGTCAAACGGAACCTTTTGGTCCACATTTTGTAGCGATTTTTGCGAAACATCCTTGAAAATTCCGCGAGCTGGATACACGTCATTCAGACGCTGAGACAATTGGGGATCGCCATATATTTTACGAAAAGTGTTTTTGATCGATTGCATTGGTGCTTCTAGCCCAACATCTTCGAATAAACAGATTCCTTCATCGAGCTCTACGAGCTGTTTACACAACATACTATCTTGGGTGCACCAAGACAGTTTTTCCGGACATTTGTGCACCATTTccaaatcaaattcaatattttcttcacttcAAAAAACGTTCAgcgaaaaaatcgatttgacaCGTTGCTTCTTTGCTCTCTTCGCCAAAATCACAGCCGATTAGGCTGCTAACGTTAACCTGAAGTTGTTGCACTTTCACACCGTTATTGcgctgaaaatttgaaatgaatggaGAGAACGGATGGACTCACGTAGTGTGACTCACggtttcagaaccttggtgtGACTGTAGTTCTTCGATGAAGTGAGTGGAGAGTattgatttttagccccgtacgaagtactgggggcttataagattaatatgccgtttgtaacatgtcgaattggaagcagccagtaagggcaaagcatttggttatgttcatagatgacaaatccgcaataaaaaaaatgtccgtccgtccgtccgtccgtccgtccgtccgtccgtccgtccgtccgtccgtccgtccgtccgtccgtccgtccgtccgtccgtgacccctctagctagagtaaatcacaaccttttttcaaaattcttgtgatatatcaaatgaaaggtattgacgagtagaacaaagttgctgaacattgtttttgg
Encoded here:
- the LOC119076754 gene encoding 1-aminocyclopropane-1-carboxylate oxidase-like → MVHKCPEKLSWCTQDSMLCKQLVELDEGICLFEDVGLEAPMQSIKNTFRKIYGDPQLSQRLNDVYPARGIFKDVSQKSLQNVDQKVPFDLSPARLRAIVENDTELVHDLGDDFRDILTFYSNVQDKIIPRLIRLAETAINNGSDMNIHQQMNYNYRLVDYYPVHSKSRRCGEHRDYGTFTLIFQDGSVGGLEVFSNGSWLPIPPTVGVVFLWGWSAAILSNGIIKAPLHRVVTTRTDGREVFASRRNAAVFFVAPDLDVKLNPKVRPDEVLAFNFEAVKDLTVGDFKALMGKKWRHREGTLTAEEQADIVGKVASPQSQDDEIIAFLKKI